The nucleotide window ACGACGGGCTGCCATGTCCAGCTCGATGTCCTTTTCCATTTCCTCACGTGAAGGGAGAGGGAAGGAGCCATCCAACACAGAGAGGACAAACTTAGTCTGAAAAGAGGCAAGTTTGGAAAATGGAaatgttttacacaattttaccttattctattataattgtaaattttaaagTTCTGTTCATTTCATAcactccatttcatctccaggacttatactatgttgttttattttacacagttctcttctggaaaagaaaatgtaacgTACTTTTAAGaaacaactggactttaaaaccaccgTTGTATCTTTAAAAAGGTACACTATGTGTACTATTAGTGACCCATAATATACCTCTACAGTAACATACTTTTCTAAGAGTGTACCAGAGGTACAAAGTGGCaaacacagtgagaaagagacagtAAAATATActtggaaaatgtgttcactcAATACTCATATTGGTTAGGAGTTTTCccatttatttgtcattgttcattcattatctgtaactgtttatcaagttcagggtcgcggtgggtccggagcctaaccaGAATGATTGGGTGTAAGGCAATTTGTCAATCAGTAAAATGAAACCTGTTTCTTATTTTCCATTAGCATGTCCCTGGTACAGTAGGAGATGGCTATTTATAACAAGGCTGCAAAGGTTATTGTGTTAGCTTCAGTAAAATGTTACTTCAGTTACTTGAATTTTAGTTCAGAAATTATCCAGCGGCATGTACTCTTCcataaaagacaaaaacaattgTATAAAACACTTGTCAAACACAGCAAGTTTCACCACAACGTACTAGATGCTATGCACCAAATGGTGGTTGCTCTTGTTTTGTTATAATGAACAGGACATTCTTTAGTTTACAACCAGATAATTGCCCGAAAGGAGTGGGCCAACAACCAGTGCCCTTCATacatgcttaaaaaaaaaagctacagcTATATTATGGTCACTAAAGTTACAAAGTGTATATGTACTTTAAAAAGGTACaattgtggttttaaagtccaactgtgttccctaaaggtacaccACCTCTATCTAGAGAAgacaatgtaaatatttaaatctttcattacagtactgtgtaaaataaaacaacaaaatctaAGTCCTGGAGATTTAACTGggaatatgaaataaataaaatataataaatattaagctaaaatatatttcatgtcAGTTGCTTTTGTTGCATTTTATCTGGGTTGTTTTActgataattttttttgtctttttgtaagttgctctgaataagagcatctgctaaatgcattacatttaataatgtgAACATATTTCCCTGTGTTTAGTGAAAGAACAGAACAGACTGGGAGCCAAAGCAGCAAGAAAATGATGCCAACTATTATACAGATATAAACTGAAAACCACAGGTGTATTCATCAAATCATAACACTGATAAAATCTAAACATCTAGAGTGCATTGAGTGCTGAACTAACTTACTCTAATATTTGTCAATTTAACCATGTTTCTCACCTGAACgtggaagtgagggaaggggcaTATAGCTCTGCAGATGCCCACTATGAAGAGTGAGGGGTAGGCAGGAGGAATCAGGAACTTGTACAGTGGAAAGACCAGATGGTCTTTCACATGTACTCCTACTTGTTCATCCAGGAAAGGGAAGGTGAAATTGTAGCCTGTACAAAACATAAAGACCTCTGGCATTGCTTGCTTCCCATCCTGAAACTCCAGAGTGCCGTCCTCCAGAACTTTGATTACTGGAGGAGCCTGCTCCACACCTTGGGGCAGGGGGCATGTAAGGGGGCGCTGACCATGACTCAAGATTACCTAGCAAAAGAACATAGTCAGATGTGCTCTTTCAAAATTAGCTACGTTTGAACAATTTCATTGATCCAAAAGTAATTTATAGCACACAGCTCAGATTTTGCCAAAGCAATTTAGCACTGTGacagttttattttgtttccaaCCTAAATACATAAAATTAGTTAAAGTAACATACTCCATGTATGGCCAAGCATGTTGAACAGGAAAAGGAAAgttattttacaaatttaaaCTCCAAACTAAATGCATAATGTTGAATAGGATTATTTCTAACTTTCTCTAAGAGCTAGTGGATGCATCATTGACAGGCCGTTGTCTGTCCAATGCCTTCATTCTAAGTCTTATAgttatgataataataataaaaaaaatataaaaaatttgaCTGTAATTCTCTGTACATTTCCTATATGTTCAATATTTATTCAACAATAAGTCAATACAATGTGAAATGTATGTTAGACCATAAATTAATACTTGCCTTGGTACACTAATATGGTAAAAAATATACATGTTATAAATGGTAAGATGTAACACCTTAGCATTAAGTTTGGCGAGCTCCATAGCAAGGTCAAGCCCAGAAAGACCAGCCCCCAACAGCACCACTGACTTCCCCGCAAAAGGCTCTGCACTGCGATAATCATGACTGTGCATCAGCACACCTACACAATACAAATAATAGTGTTGGTCACCAAAAAACATCCTTAAAATGAACCTCCCcataaccattcattcattcattcaatgtctgtaatcCAATTTTAGGATAtacaatatacaaaatatatacgTTTTCACCAGCAGAATATATAAATGAAAGCTGGCAGATTCCGTGGTTCTTGATTTCCAATAACCTAAGATAAGATTCTGTGTACACAACAGGCTGTACACTTTGAAGAATCTGTCACAGTACATACTAACCAACTCAGCCTCTGCTTTTGGGGCTGTTGTAACATGTTTTTCTCAGATGTTTAAGGACTGTTGCATTCCACTTTCAAGTGGGGCTACAGCGTTCACTCAATTTTGGGTTAATAATTACGTGATCCTATTGATCAAAGGCCTGTTAATCTGGGAATAAGATAAGATTCCAAGTCCCGAAATTCTAGTGGGAAGGtattgattatatatatttggtaATCTTGATTTGAATCTTGATACAGAGAGTTTTGTAGAGCCCTGATCTTCACCATGACACAAAGGGagatacagaaaaaaattacttttgtATAAAATTCAAATGTTCATGTTAAATTACACTACAGTGTAATGCAGCAACACATACCTTTGAATTTCTCCAATCCAGGTATAGGAGGGATGTAAGGGTCATAGAAATGTCTACGAttcaaaatcattaaaaaaaaaaggaggcaCTTCAGTTATAATCATTATATTATATCATTATAATCTTCCTCAATCACAGATGCATGAATTCATTTCTggatttgtttaattttcttgGACTTCTAATATAACTCCTAAGATTTAATAACATGTGAATGGTTGTTTTTATACAATGATTTCCTTATTGTACATAATCTGAATCATTTTGTACTTGTATATTTTGGTGCATTtcaaaataagtgaaaaaaCATTTGAGTGAGTTGTCAGTTTTACAGGTACATCTACTAAATCATgtactggccattttatcaacTATACACACTCTTTATAATTACTGATTGTAAATCAGTTGTTGCTGGAAATCAATACAAAGAGATCACAAAAAGACCACCACTGACCACATCTATTTGAGTCACGGATCAGTCTCAACTTAGTAATTACAATGGCTTGCTGGTGGCATGTAAATAATGCTATATGAGTAGATCAGCACTGTTGCTGTTTTATACAGTGTGCACTTTAGAAATTCTAATAATAACATATCTAataatatatatgatatattatTGTGCATAGCAACAGACAGGCAACAATCAATATGTTGTTAACGTACAACATGCACTCATATGGTAGGTGTATCTGATAACATGCAGTGAGTGCACAGGTGtacttaattaataaataaaattgctcCTGTATTCAGAAGGCAATGGCATTTTAAAGCATGTTACAAGTTAAAAAAGGCACATACCCATTACACACCATAACAGCATCAAAGCGCTCCTTGTGGGATTTGCTCTGGTCTATACCATCACTTGTAGTCACATCCCAAGCCAAACCTTTCCAGCCACTCTTCTCTTTTACTGGATTCACTGCATTCACCATGGTTTCAAACTAAACACAATTTGCCAGATGTGAAACACCTTTTgtaaaattaaatcatttttcacattttttgtaTTACAAAACTTTATTCTTATTTGTCTGGTAGATTAACAGATTccaaatacaatacaaaaaaaaatacaaatacaaaatacaaaaaaaagaaaaaaaaaaaaaaaagtcagggCAGTTCCTGAAATTTTTCACACTGTAACCTTATCACAAGTTACAGTAATAATAAGATGAATTACAGTACAATAGTGCACTTTGCTAGCAATACATAAAGAGAGCTGGACAGATAAGGTGCCATTAAATCTATCTGATCTACCACTATCTGATGAAATACACTTAACTATCGTGACTGGTGTTCATTTTACATGGAAGCACATACAGAAATTAAGGGCTATTAGTAAAACATACTCTCAACCCAGTGGAAGACTGGGATATTtgacacaagtaaacacacaatGCTATACCAATAAAAGTTCTTGAGCAAATTACAAATTCTGTAACTTGGTTAGAATTGCAAATTGTTATAAAGGTAAATCTTAAGGGCTGGTGTCTGTGCTGAAGCCATACCTGGATGTGGTCCTGTAAACGGAAGTGGTCACAGTACTGCTCAAGGTATTTCCGCACCTCTGTGTGATGGACAAATGAGGGAAGATGCTTTGCAAATGGAAAGTCAGGGAATGACATTACCTCTTTGGGAATATTGGTTCTATCAAatggaaatataaaaaaaagtaaaaaacttCTTACAATACAACCAAGCATTTTTGCCACTGctgtttaaaggggacatattatactcATTTCCTTAGTTTTCTGGGGTactgaataaaatgtttgtgGCATGCTTTTGGACAGTCTAACAAGAATGTCTAAACTGCCCTGTTCAGAACTTGTCCAGGGCCTGTTTAAAAGCTAATGAGCTACAACAGAGTTCAGGGCAAGAACCAAGGAGTAAAGAGAAgagcccccaccccccccccccccccccccccatttgtgtttggttctctttcttctctgttctcatcttcTGCATATTGTTTCAGGACATTTACTTCTCTGCACTCATGTGTTGTTCAGTTATAACGGATcattgtgtatgtgttgttCAGTTTTAACAGATCATTTTGCAATCTAATAGTGCATTGGAAATTTTTGAATCTAAATTAAGAAAAGGTACTATAGAGCAATTCATTTCATTTGAACAATTCAATTCTATTGAGCAATTCATGATACACAACTGTTGTTAATATTCTTTATACTTATTATAAATTCACGTCTATGATTTCTtcagtaaataatatataaataatatgcaAGAAACCAAATCAGAACCCAGCAAGAGGTCCTTAGTTTAAAAGGCAAAATCAACCCTAAAGCCCTGAATCCAAACCTATGTACTAAATAGATTCAAATATGTAAATGGTTTGTGATAATTAACAGATATTAAATCAGCAAAATTCTGCCTTTCACTTTGCATATTTTTGGAACCTCAGAGTATGTTTATTGAGGAAATGTACAAAACATACTGGACATCAACATACTGGGGTCAAACATACTGGATCAAGGGCTTTACCTGAGGTCTCTGTACATGCTACTGTGGATGGGTAGTCCATTGTCGTAGTGGCCAACCCGCTCCTCGTACACCCAGGTGCCCCCCACATTCTTGGTGAGCTCATAGACCACTGGGGGGGCAAAAAGGTCTTGCCGTGAAAGCAGGTGTCTTGCAGCACAGAGACCTGCTGCTCCGGCCCCTATCACAGCAACCCTTAGTCTACCCAATCCAGACATGCTTAACCTGCCAAAAAAAGAACAATGCATTCATGTACAGACCTGGTAATATACGTTGCATCACACATATTTTAAAGTACTTCTAAAGTTAACCTAACTAGAGTTTAGCCTATATTCAAACATTTGATGCAGAATTACACCTGTATACAAACATTTGGGCACCTGGTAAAActacatattttaataaatttctAGGTGAAAATAGTTCAGCCAGTGCCAATACAATTGGCAGTGCATGAATATAACTGTGCCAGCCAAATGTACCAGTAGGTCTTGGCAGTAATGTGGGAGATTTGCCTTGAATAGCTGGCTGCCCTATGAGCAGTTGTATGAAAGATTTCTTTCTAATCCTCCACGTTGTGCCTTGATTTTTACAGTTCTTTCCTAACTTCCATTTCtttatgatatttaaaatatttttttactttgtaaGAGGCCCTCAttcatcaaattgtataatgaATCACTGATTTGACCACACAAACCATTCATTGTCTGATACATGAAAATTATATGCAATGTGGAAACAAGCAGACATTTGAGTGCAGTTGGTGAATCAGCTTCTGTGCATTCACAGGCCAGTATACCAGGactcatttacatataatttgTGTTAAGACAGCCTTTGTTCAGGCAGATGTTTGATAGCAGGCCAACAAAAAGAAATTGAATTTTAGAGGCTCACAAGACAAATGCTTCTCTTATAAGTCAAGCTCGAGGATGAGCTATAAGTGCACTGCTCCCTCTACAGACCACACTTGATTTGTTCAAATTACAACGCCTGGAAactaataaaatgtgaaataaacacaacatcTTAGATTTACAAAGATGGCAATAAATGTGATTGTCTAATGTGATTATTAtcttaaattaataatttaaacaatgtattatatgtatataGCGGCAcgctggcgcagcaggtagatgtcgcagtcacacagctccaggggcctggaggttgtgggttcgattcccgctccgggtgaatgtctgtgaggagttggtgtgttctccctgtgtccgtgtgggtttcctccgggtgctccggtttcctcctacagtccaaaaacacacgctggtagttggattggtgactcaaaagtgtgtgtgtgtgtgtgtgtgtgtgtgtgtgtatgtgtgtgtgtgtgtgtgttgccctgtggaggactagcgccccctccagggtgtattcccaccttgcgcccaaagattccaggtaggctctggacccaccgcgaccctgaactggataagcgcttacagataatgaatgaatatgtttatACTAGTAGTAAAACAGTATGAAAAAAATTGTTGTATGGCGTAAATGCAACATTCAGTATACACAAACAATCAGGCTGGACTGCAAAAAAATTAGTTTTAGTTATTTTCTATTTAGTTAGTGAAAACTGTGTTGCAGTCCGATTGGCTTGATTAATGAGGGTCAATGTATAATCACAGAACCATGGtcagacttttttttaatactttttttcacTGGTTGTTGAGTGCGAGCACAACATCCTGAGGGGTCACATGAATCTGGTACTGTTTACATctgactttaaaataaataaataaataaataaaactggtaCAGAGAATATGTCCAAACTCTGGCACATGTAACATTTGTTGTGGCTACGTTTGTGCAATATATGCAAAATTAATATAATGGTGATAACCCATTATGACGttataaacattattaaaatataaattgtcTTTTCatagcaaaacaaataaaatatataatttgccCAGAGGATTAATCCTCTGACAGAAGGCAGTAAATATTAGACTCACAAAGCCACTGACTTAAAATTCCTAGAGGACATAATCCGTTACCAAGGGTTTAAGTCTTTGAATCTGTGGTCCATTCAGTCTTTGTGTAGATGATCTGCACAAACAATCCACACACATTTAACTCTCTGCCTTCACATGAACGCGCCTGGATCAGACAAAATGTCAGCAGAGCTCAGCGAGCCGTGGCAGAGCTGTGCATTAAAAATAGTCCCTGAACACCGGCTGCAGTCCTGAATCGCTTCGTAAACATGCTATACAAACACAACTTTTCACCGAGTGTTTGACACATTAATCCGAGCAGACTGCAAAGCGAGAGATGCTGCACTAACGAATACGGTATTGGTTTCTAATTTACCGTGTacaaaacctgttataaatgCCTGCTTACTTTAATCCAGTTCAACAAGGAACAGACAATCCGAGTCCAGCATATGCCCAGAGTCCGACTCAACAGCGAAGAGAAAACACTGTTCACTGCCCGCCCATTTATATTTTAagggcctggccttcatccaaaaaAATCACTGATCGAAGCTTAATTAACCCTTTGTAGGCTCTTGACTTATTAGCGTTACCTAGAGTTAAACACTAAATGACAATACACAAATTCCATGGTTTACCAAATGAAAGGTTTTTAGCTCTTATTCAACTTTAATTATTTTGAGCTCGAGCTATGCTAAATACGGGAGAGATATAGGTGCCTTTGACCGAGTGGTCGAAGAGCGACATCCACAGGTGCAAGAGGGGAAtgccatattttaaaaagtcctTGCAGAgctgcaattttttttaatgtttcagcTAAGTTTGTATAATGTGGTTTAAATGCCACCACCTCCACCATAAACTGTTTACTCTCACATCCcatactttaaaataataataataataataataataataataaacctacATTATTCAGACCTAATATAATTTAAACAccgtttttttatgtttaaaggaAGACTTCCTCTTAAAAAGTATAGCCTATATTGTTCTGGGCCCTGTCTGCCAAACACATTATTGTGTGAAGATAATGTTAACAGGGACAGAGTTTTCAGTGTGATGTTCACTTTTTGTTGCTTTTGGGAACCCCAGCCTTGACCTCTGGGGATTTTAGAAGAACTTTGTTCGCACAGCTCATGAAGGACCTCAGTTTGAAGCATCTGGCTACTTTGTTTACTCGTTCAATAACTGTAAAATTGGACAGTTACTAACTGAATTCAGCAGTTTACTCTTTAGAATAAACTGAAGAGCAAAAATATCACAAGCAAAAATAAGTTGTTGCTCTTCACTTTAAACTAAGCTTCATGAGAGAATTTTCAAATAGCTCTAACTGAACACGTTCAGTGCAAGATTTCAAAGATTTAAGGTCTTTTATCACCTCtcatacataatatttttaaattcccATTTTAAGCaagacctttgagccctcagatgaCATTGGACAAGAAGCTGTCACGCTTCAGTGATAATAGCGTTATTGGCAAAGGAGTACTTCAAACAAAACCCGTCACTTAACAGAGTCTACCACTGCATCAAAGCGATACAAGCTGAAAATGTAACGCAAGGAGAAAGCCACTTATCAATACTGTGTGGAAATGCTAATGAGTTCTCAGGGCCCAATCTTAGCTCAGTTAGTCTAGAAGACAGTAGAAAGTCAATTTTACAGTCTGTTTTCATGAAAAGTTAACCTTGTGATTATTGTGATAATGATGAAAATGACCACCCAGACCTGTTAACAATAGATGGAAAATCCTTATTGAAAACGGTTTATTTGTGCTTTGTCAGTAAATATTCATCAAAAAAATTATACTCACattatattacaaaatatcCCAACTTCTTCTGGAaatttttgttttcagtattaATTTCATGACATATATCTGCGTTGTAAATCATGTTTAAAGTGTATGTAGATATGCTGGGGTAGGGATAATGtccttgttgtgtttgtttcagtggtCACAGAGTCTGAAGATGAAGTTTAAAAACACTGCGTCGCTGCGAGCAGggttcgaacctgcgcggggagaccccattggatttcaagtccaacgccttaaccactcggccatcgCAGCGGGACGGAAAACGGCTGTGAGTAATATGGCTTATAACAATACAGCAGCACCGACAACGTTTTTCATTTCTATTTGTGGAAACATGCGCTTGgataaagaaaacacacacacatatgagctaagtaagttaatgtaaaataaagaagACGAAAAAAATCAGAGAGCAGTTTTAAATCGTCAGTTTATTCTAGTGttgttttcattcatatttaattaGCATTAAAATTTACACGCTTACTCTCAATACAGACGGTCAGTTTAACAAGACAAGAACAGACTTATAAGTGCTTAATAATTACTGCTAAACCGACGCAGAGTTTACGTCGTAAAATTATCCTTTGTACCACACGAGGGCACTGTTGATCAGCACTTTCACCTCACACTCCACCACAACTATATATCACTATCTCTGCAGACCGGAGGAGGGagtgggaggggcgtacgcagAAAGTGGGccgaaaccagcaagtgggaggggcgtacgcagcaagtgggCGATTTATGTTTTCTGAGAAGGCGAATGTAGGAAAAgcagcctttgtgatttgaaaaaaagggcatagtttctctccaacagaactagATCCCCTTTACTAGttatatagtttaaaatatgaggcttcagtgaaaacgaaatacatagcacttctgatattttaattatatatttttggtaatctgattatggggtgaactgcaaacttatgaaatccattaggtctctcgtgtctacaatcattattttaatgtgattacagaattataggactgtattatttgttttgtactcagcaccgtattggattataatcagcttaaatgtgtaaacccttagGTAACACTATAGATAGcccactattcaaataaatatttaaagcacctcctttccattaatggacatgggagaaatggtgctaataatttgcaaataatcataatatttagcaaacctaccatgagcactcagtcatagtgggtgtatatgacaatagagtcagtgcatgtagctacaagttaggtgaacttaataagatggaaattcactgtaatgtagttatggTATGATGAATTCCAAGATAGTGGTGCAACATTTCAGGGAATTTGGCTCAACTTAAAACTAAGAATATAAATAGACATTCACAGAGGTTCActgtactttatttttt belongs to Hoplias malabaricus isolate fHopMal1 chromosome 9, fHopMal1.hap1, whole genome shotgun sequence and includes:
- the zgc:77439 gene encoding uncharacterized protein zgc:77439; the encoded protein is MSGLGRLRVAVIGAGAAGLCAARHLLSRQDLFAPPVVYELTKNVGGTWVYEERVGHYDNGLPIHSSMYRDLRTNIPKEVMSFPDFPFAKHLPSFVHHTEVRKYLEQYCDHFRLQDHIQFETMVNAVNPVKEKSGWKGLAWDVTTSDGIDQSKSHKERFDAVMVCNGHFYDPYIPPIPGLEKFKGVLMHSHDYRSAEPFAGKSVVLLGAGLSGLDLAMELAKLNAKVILSHGQRPLTCPLPQGVEQAPPVIKVLEDGTLEFQDGKQAMPEVFMFCTGYNFTFPFLDEQVGVHVKDHLVFPLYKFLIPPAYPSLFIVGICRAICPFPHFHVQTKFVLSVLDGSFPLPSREEMEKDIELDMAARRARGISTRHILKLDSEQWAYNDHLAHLGGFEPLPHYWSNLYESNKVFRAQDMLNYKTHNYTVLSETDWVVKNLQGQQLPKPQLKHF